One genomic region from Thermomicrobium sp. 4228-Ro encodes:
- a CDS encoding MFS transporter — protein sequence MRRQWTEALAALRFRDFRLLWAGQFVSMLGTQMQTVALSWLVYDLTGSPAQLGGIALARAIPTIVLSLFGGTLADQVDRRKLLLVTQSTAALLLGILAVSVSLGWTALPLLYALAFASAAAMAFDSPARQALIPALVPRERLANALTLNVLAWDVAAVVGPALGGVVIARVGVAAAFWADALSYLAVVAALLAMRRDIPVPRPERRGWEAFLDGLVFVRGRPILWQLMLLDFFAVALASTTGLLPVFARDVLGVGPDGLGLLYAAPSVGAIVGAALFALAPVPHRPGRVVVWVVVGYGATLAAFGLSRWFWLSLALLALSGALDAVSMALRQTVRQLATPDAYRGRVGALASVFSTGGPRLGQFQSGILASLIGPAGAMVLGGIGCIGVALASRWWGAELWRYAGEELAEVAPDGASAERATAHPAVE from the coding sequence GTGCGCCGACAGTGGACGGAGGCGCTGGCAGCCCTGCGCTTCCGCGATTTTCGTCTGCTCTGGGCTGGACAATTCGTCTCGATGCTCGGCACGCAGATGCAGACCGTCGCGTTGAGCTGGCTGGTGTACGACCTGACCGGTTCGCCAGCCCAGCTGGGTGGCATCGCCCTAGCACGAGCGATTCCGACCATCGTCCTCTCGCTCTTCGGTGGGACGCTGGCCGATCAGGTCGACCGGCGCAAACTCCTGCTCGTCACCCAGTCGACCGCAGCGCTCCTCCTGGGCATCCTCGCTGTCTCCGTGAGCCTCGGTTGGACAGCGCTGCCGCTCCTCTATGCCCTCGCCTTTGCGTCGGCGGCGGCGATGGCCTTCGACTCACCAGCGCGTCAGGCGCTCATCCCAGCGCTCGTTCCGCGCGAGCGGCTCGCCAATGCGCTGACGCTCAACGTGCTCGCCTGGGACGTCGCAGCGGTGGTCGGGCCAGCGCTCGGAGGCGTGGTGATCGCGCGGGTCGGTGTCGCGGCGGCCTTCTGGGCCGATGCCCTGAGCTATCTCGCAGTCGTGGCAGCGCTCCTGGCGATGCGCCGCGACATTCCAGTACCCCGGCCCGAGCGGCGAGGCTGGGAAGCGTTTCTCGACGGACTCGTCTTCGTGAGGGGCCGGCCGATCCTCTGGCAGCTCATGCTGCTCGACTTCTTCGCTGTCGCCCTGGCCTCGACGACGGGACTGCTGCCGGTCTTCGCGCGCGATGTGCTCGGTGTCGGGCCCGATGGTCTCGGGCTGCTCTACGCTGCGCCGAGCGTCGGGGCCATCGTGGGTGCAGCGCTGTTCGCACTGGCTCCGGTGCCCCATCGGCCCGGACGGGTGGTCGTCTGGGTGGTGGTCGGGTACGGGGCTACACTGGCGGCGTTCGGACTGAGCCGCTGGTTCTGGTTGTCGCTCGCCCTGCTTGCGCTTTCCGGCGCGCTGGATGCCGTCAGCATGGCGCTGCGGCAGACGGTCCGCCAGCTGGCGACGCCAGATGCCTATCGGGGGCGTGTCGGGGCGCTCGCGTCGGTCTTCAGCACCGGCGGACCACGCCTCGGGCAGTTCCAATCGGGTATCCTCGCCAGCCTGATCGGACCGGCGGGTGCCATGGTGCTCGGCGGCATCGGCTGCATCGGCGTGGCACTGGCTTCCCGCTGGTGGGGTGCGGAACTCTGGCGTTACGCCGGCGAGGAACTCGCCGAGGTGGCACCGGATGGAGCATCTGCCGAGCGGGCGACTGCCCATCCGGCTGTGGAATGA
- a CDS encoding diguanylate cyclase has protein sequence MRVRFGEKDRVSEVAMARWDDIDVVLVDRDPVRRAALVRLARALGVEHVQASGDWASTLLEEPAVRPTVVLVDAALLRQRPFDVSRAVQLGRFFVALVSGGTGTTPEFLAAGCGAVLYEPITAIDLERVFALARSVLAEGVGRERRLQIRLSALRQVESDLTLLAELTPEWLTRSLELLQPILGVPALAVWRVDWETNSLLNDGAVGLPAFFIQEIEARSRGRASALVRRILESVLEPVDMRETSTDERLLTSPEVRRSLDLEAGVVVPVRRAGQIVALLSVYLAQLADFDRADLQLYDAAAEALAVAWKIADTRREILQNQILYRTLVEEEPVGVLLCSLDGTVRLANGAAARLLGYERPERLRGLRLPESVRTLAPLPWDEWVQRPIGAPPVERVVPLLSFDKRLRIVEFHARIVELPGDRVQWEPQVQLVLDDVTLERRRLMELELLHDLTRMVSEERDLEAAFQMVAERLQREFGYALVGLALLSSDKTRFIGRAVRVEGGLTYNEWRADRGVTGRAVRENRAQLVVDVLQDPDYFVPQPDLQMESEVVAVLRRNGEPIGVLNIESRRGHRLDQEDLRLAMNIAVHLELLMRQVELTEQLERQALSDPLTGLPNRRALEEHLRRVLRDRHVEAVSVLLIDFDNFKPLNDSRGHLFGDAVLQAIAERLARSLRPSDLVARYGGDEFAVVLPGVDLSKAHEIAERLRQTIASSPFEIRGQRVTLTISLGVAGYPLHGDTPEALLHAADEALYVAKRRGGNAVIVAGEGPSQA, from the coding sequence ATGCGAGTACGATTCGGTGAGAAGGACCGGGTAAGCGAGGTCGCGATGGCACGCTGGGACGATATCGATGTCGTGCTGGTCGATCGTGACCCGGTACGAAGGGCAGCACTGGTGCGTCTGGCGCGTGCGCTCGGTGTGGAGCACGTCCAGGCATCGGGAGACTGGGCCAGCACGCTGCTCGAGGAACCGGCCGTGCGGCCGACGGTCGTGCTGGTGGATGCTGCGCTGCTTCGGCAGCGCCCGTTCGACGTGTCACGGGCTGTCCAGCTCGGGCGCTTTTTCGTTGCGCTCGTTTCCGGTGGGACGGGAACGACGCCTGAGTTTCTTGCAGCCGGCTGCGGCGCCGTCCTCTACGAGCCGATCACCGCGATCGATCTCGAGCGAGTCTTCGCGCTCGCTCGCTCGGTCCTCGCGGAAGGAGTCGGTCGCGAGCGCCGACTCCAAATCAGACTGAGTGCGCTGCGCCAGGTCGAGTCCGACCTCACCCTGCTCGCGGAGTTGACGCCGGAGTGGCTGACTCGGAGCCTGGAGCTGCTCCAGCCTATTCTGGGCGTTCCAGCGCTGGCCGTCTGGCGAGTCGACTGGGAGACCAACTCCCTCCTCAACGACGGTGCGGTCGGTCTTCCCGCGTTCTTCATTCAGGAAATCGAAGCACGGTCCCGTGGCAGGGCGAGCGCACTCGTCCGGCGGATCTTGGAGTCAGTTCTCGAGCCGGTCGACATGCGGGAGACGTCTACTGACGAGCGACTGCTGACGAGCCCCGAGGTTCGCCGCAGCCTCGACCTCGAAGCAGGGGTGGTGGTGCCGGTCCGGCGTGCCGGGCAGATCGTAGCCCTGCTCTCGGTTTACCTCGCACAACTCGCGGACTTCGACCGTGCTGACCTGCAGCTGTACGATGCAGCAGCCGAGGCCCTAGCGGTGGCCTGGAAAATCGCGGACACGCGGCGCGAGATCCTGCAGAACCAGATTCTCTACCGCACGCTCGTCGAAGAAGAGCCGGTCGGTGTCCTGCTGTGCAGTCTGGATGGCACGGTCCGTCTCGCAAATGGTGCGGCGGCTCGGTTGCTCGGGTACGAGCGGCCCGAGCGGTTGCGCGGTCTGCGATTGCCGGAATCGGTGCGCACGCTCGCCCCGCTTCCTTGGGACGAGTGGGTCCAGCGCCCGATCGGAGCTCCCCCAGTCGAGAGGGTCGTCCCATTGCTGTCGTTCGACAAGCGGCTCCGGATCGTCGAATTCCATGCCCGGATCGTCGAGTTGCCGGGTGACCGTGTCCAGTGGGAACCGCAGGTCCAGCTGGTCTTGGACGACGTCACGCTCGAGCGGCGCCGGTTGATGGAACTGGAGTTGCTGCACGATCTGACCCGGATGGTCTCCGAGGAACGCGATCTGGAGGCAGCCTTCCAGATGGTGGCGGAGCGCCTCCAGCGCGAGTTCGGCTACGCACTGGTCGGGCTCGCCTTGCTGAGCAGCGACAAAACGCGCTTCATCGGTCGGGCGGTGCGCGTCGAGGGTGGCTTGACCTACAACGAGTGGCGAGCGGACCGCGGGGTGACCGGGCGGGCGGTACGCGAAAATCGCGCTCAGCTGGTCGTCGACGTCCTGCAGGATCCCGACTATTTCGTGCCGCAACCCGATCTCCAGATGGAGAGCGAGGTGGTAGCTGTCCTGCGCCGGAACGGTGAGCCGATCGGGGTGCTCAATATCGAGAGCCGACGCGGGCATCGCCTCGACCAGGAGGACCTCCGCCTGGCCATGAACATAGCGGTGCATCTGGAGCTTCTGATGCGGCAGGTGGAGTTGACCGAGCAGCTCGAGCGCCAGGCGCTGAGCGATCCGCTGACCGGGCTGCCGAATCGCCGGGCACTCGAGGAACATCTGCGTCGCGTTCTCCGCGACCGGCATGTCGAGGCAGTGAGCGTCCTGTTGATCGACTTCGACAACTTCAAGCCGCTCAACGATTCGCGGGGGCACCTCTTCGGTGATGCCGTCCTCCAGGCGATCGCCGAGCGGTTGGCACGATCGCTCCGACCGAGCGATCTGGTGGCGCGTTACGGGGGTGACGAGTTCGCGGTCGTGCTCCCAGGAGTCGACCTCTCGAAGGCGCACGAGATCGCTGAGCGGCTCCGGCAGACAATAGCGAGTTCCCCGTTTGAGATCCGTGGGCAGCGTGTCACCTTGACGATCTCCCTCGGTGTTGCCGGTTATCCGCTGCATGGCGACACACCAGAAGCGCTCCTCCATGCAGCGGACGAGGCGCTGTACGTCGCCAAGCGTCGCGGTGGAAACGCGGTCATCGTCGCTGGTGAAGGGCCGAGCCAGGCTTAG
- a CDS encoding M24 family metallopeptidase: MNIELAQRLARLRTTLDEHQIDVALIGPSADFRYLTCRRAGESERLIALIVPQAGDCTLLVPELEAPKFADCAFCQLHRWRDGDDPIDLLARTLLDLGAKTVGVNDEFRAGFLLPLQERLSGRRFTRVGPLLARLRITKSPAELALLREAIARVDAAWARFCAEGRLVGHTERQVARQLSDFLLEEGLEAVAFCIVASGPNAASPHHEPGDRIIQDGDPVVIDIGGPYQGYYADMTRTPVAGTLRDSDFAAAYEAVLEAQQAAFAAMRPGVACEEIDRIARDVLATHGLAEAFTHRLGHGLGLSVHEPPYLVGGNREPLRPGMVVTDEPGVYLPGRWGVRIEDVVVITEDGAERLTRSPHEFLELP, encoded by the coding sequence ATGAACATCGAACTCGCTCAACGCCTCGCCCGCTTGCGGACTACGCTCGACGAGCACCAGATCGACGTCGCTCTCATCGGCCCCTCGGCCGACTTCCGGTATCTCACCTGCCGGCGAGCTGGTGAGAGCGAGCGGCTGATCGCGCTCATCGTGCCCCAGGCAGGAGACTGTACGCTCCTGGTCCCCGAACTCGAGGCACCCAAGTTCGCCGATTGCGCGTTTTGCCAGCTCCACCGTTGGCGGGACGGTGACGACCCCATCGACCTCCTGGCCAGGACGCTGCTCGACCTGGGGGCGAAGACGGTCGGAGTCAACGACGAGTTCCGAGCTGGCTTCTTGCTCCCGCTGCAGGAACGCCTCTCTGGCCGGCGTTTCACGCGTGTCGGCCCGCTCCTCGCCCGACTGCGCATCACGAAGAGTCCGGCCGAATTGGCACTCCTCCGCGAAGCCATCGCCCGTGTGGACGCAGCCTGGGCTCGCTTCTGCGCAGAAGGCCGCCTCGTCGGACACACCGAACGGCAAGTTGCTCGACAACTGAGCGATTTCCTCCTCGAGGAAGGTCTCGAGGCGGTGGCGTTCTGTATCGTCGCGAGTGGCCCGAACGCCGCCTCGCCGCACCATGAGCCGGGTGACCGGATCATTCAGGACGGTGACCCGGTCGTCATCGATATCGGCGGCCCCTATCAGGGCTACTACGCCGACATGACTCGTACCCCAGTTGCCGGCACGCTGCGTGACAGCGATTTTGCAGCCGCCTACGAGGCGGTGCTCGAGGCACAACAAGCAGCCTTCGCTGCCATGCGCCCCGGCGTCGCCTGCGAGGAGATCGATCGGATCGCGCGCGACGTACTCGCCACCCATGGGCTCGCCGAGGCGTTCACGCACCGCCTCGGGCACGGCCTCGGGCTGAGCGTCCACGAACCACCGTATCTCGTCGGCGGGAACCGGGAACCCCTCCGCCCTGGCATGGTGGTGACGGACGAGCCCGGCGTCTATCTACCGGGGCGCTGGGGCGTGCGCATCGAGGACGTCGTCGTCATTACCGAAGACGGAGCCGAACGGCTGACGCGCTCGCCGCACGAGTTCCTCGAATTACCCTAA
- a CDS encoding GAF domain-containing sensor histidine kinase: MTEPVADQVVVTERDDWQAQLESLYAISVEIAGLRELGAVMDRALEYCLALTASTFGFVGLVDGPETMDVAAIRGFVPDRPDFYERFRKIPIRRTIFGVVILEGRPNISNDVRNDPLHRGAPRGHPLVETFLGVPLKVREQTIGMIGVANRPGGYDSSHERLLSTFANQVAVAIENARLYERQRQMIADLQQLHAQLDAARVEALLHQERNRIAAELHDRVAQIMFGIGIEAVWCREQPGLPEPVLRSLDRIRELAARGAAEVRRVVYDLAVVPVMGRELVDELSRLVEAYRCENLQVELVIEGKPRRLPHALEDTIVLIAREALTNVRRHSGADLAIVSVHFTEQSVTLVVQDNGRGIDPVVLREVETHSTHLGLRSMRRRAESVGGSFEAYNGEDGGFVVRVVIPAEPRWE, encoded by the coding sequence ATGACCGAACCCGTGGCGGATCAGGTCGTCGTTACTGAGCGGGACGATTGGCAGGCGCAGCTCGAATCGCTCTATGCCATCTCCGTCGAGATCGCTGGGCTCCGCGAGCTGGGTGCGGTGATGGACCGCGCACTGGAGTACTGCCTCGCCTTGACGGCATCGACCTTCGGTTTCGTCGGGCTGGTGGATGGCCCGGAGACGATGGATGTCGCAGCGATCCGTGGCTTCGTGCCGGATCGACCGGACTTTTACGAGCGGTTCCGGAAGATTCCGATCCGTCGGACGATTTTCGGAGTCGTCATTCTCGAAGGAAGACCGAATATCTCGAACGACGTGCGCAACGATCCATTGCACCGTGGTGCACCAAGGGGGCATCCACTCGTGGAGACGTTCCTGGGTGTCCCACTCAAGGTGCGCGAGCAGACGATCGGAATGATCGGTGTGGCGAATCGTCCAGGTGGGTACGACAGTAGTCACGAGCGACTCTTGAGCACGTTCGCCAATCAGGTCGCGGTCGCCATCGAGAACGCACGGCTCTACGAGCGCCAGCGCCAGATGATCGCAGATCTCCAGCAGCTCCACGCGCAGTTGGACGCGGCACGGGTCGAGGCATTGCTCCATCAAGAGCGCAACCGGATCGCTGCCGAGCTGCACGATCGGGTCGCCCAGATCATGTTCGGTATCGGCATCGAGGCGGTCTGGTGCCGAGAACAGCCCGGTCTACCGGAACCGGTGCTGCGCAGCTTGGATCGGATCCGCGAACTCGCAGCGCGGGGTGCAGCCGAAGTCCGACGAGTGGTCTACGACCTCGCAGTGGTGCCGGTGATGGGCCGCGAGCTGGTCGACGAGCTGAGTCGACTCGTCGAGGCATACCGGTGCGAAAACTTGCAAGTCGAGCTGGTTATCGAGGGAAAGCCACGCCGGTTACCTCATGCGCTGGAGGACACGATCGTGTTGATCGCTCGGGAGGCACTGACGAATGTCCGTCGGCATTCGGGGGCCGATCTGGCGATCGTGAGCGTCCACTTCACCGAACAGTCCGTGACGCTCGTCGTGCAGGACAACGGGCGCGGTATCGATCCCGTGGTGCTGCGTGAGGTCGAGACGCACTCGACGCACCTGGGCTTGCGTTCGATGCGACGGCGGGCGGAGTCGGTCGGTGGATCGTTCGAAGCCTACAACGGTGAGGACGGCGGGTTCGTCGTCCGGGTCGTGATTCCAGCGGAGCCGAGGTGGGAGTGA
- a CDS encoding response regulator yields MSGRVLRIAIIDDHEIVRSGLRHILEGDPEFAVVGEAADGPSGVAMVDMVRPDVVIVDVRLPSMQGDDVCRLIRERVPETRILVLSAFGEDELVYRCLLAGAQGYVLKDIVHFDLKQSLKAVARGEAVLDPRVATAVVERLRNRESAGDVPLSPHQYSVLRLMAQGLSNKQIAERLFLSENTVKGYVQEVLRRLGARNRLEAVMIANRRGWLN; encoded by the coding sequence ATGAGCGGACGTGTCCTGCGGATCGCGATCATCGACGATCATGAAATCGTCCGGAGCGGGCTGCGCCACATCCTGGAGGGTGATCCGGAGTTCGCAGTCGTCGGCGAGGCAGCCGATGGGCCGAGCGGGGTCGCCATGGTCGACATGGTTCGGCCAGACGTGGTGATCGTCGATGTCCGTTTGCCGTCGATGCAGGGCGACGACGTCTGCCGGCTGATCCGCGAACGCGTTCCGGAAACGCGGATCCTCGTCTTGAGCGCGTTCGGTGAGGACGAACTCGTCTACCGCTGTCTCCTGGCGGGAGCGCAAGGGTACGTGCTCAAGGATATCGTGCACTTCGATCTCAAGCAGAGCCTGAAAGCGGTTGCCCGGGGTGAGGCGGTGCTCGATCCTCGCGTGGCGACAGCGGTGGTCGAGCGTTTGCGGAACCGGGAGTCGGCCGGTGACGTTCCGCTCTCGCCTCACCAGTATTCGGTTCTGCGCTTGATGGCGCAGGGGCTCTCGAACAAGCAGATCGCGGAACGGTTGTTCCTGAGCGAGAACACGGTGAAAGGGTACGTGCAGGAAGTGTTGCGCCGGTTGGGGGCGCGGAACCGGCTGGAGGCAGTGATGATCGCGAACCGGCGCGGCTGGCTCAACTGA
- a CDS encoding nucleotidyltransferase family protein yields the protein MRIGAIVLAGGRSERFGRPKQLLPWHGQPLVEAVVQEVCRVRSLTVVAVVLRRDVAERLGVREGARLACAQVVFPEETGEGCAASYRRGLAVLAGEELDAVVVVLGDQPGMRAETIERVVAEWERTRAPIVAVRYRDGEGHPLLFAASLFAELGALRGEKAAWKLVDRYRSLVHLVEADAVMPRDIDTPEDYEALVRSG from the coding sequence GTGCGGATCGGCGCGATCGTGCTGGCCGGTGGGCGATCGGAGCGGTTCGGTAGACCCAAGCAGTTGCTGCCGTGGCATGGCCAGCCGCTCGTCGAAGCGGTCGTCCAGGAAGTCTGCCGGGTGCGGAGTCTGACGGTGGTCGCCGTTGTGTTGCGGCGCGACGTCGCTGAGCGGCTGGGTGTGCGGGAAGGCGCGCGCCTGGCGTGCGCGCAGGTCGTGTTTCCCGAGGAAACCGGTGAAGGCTGCGCTGCGTCGTACCGTCGCGGACTTGCGGTGCTCGCTGGTGAGGAGCTGGATGCGGTGGTGGTCGTGCTGGGCGACCAGCCTGGGATGCGAGCGGAGACGATCGAGCGGGTGGTCGCGGAGTGGGAGCGGACGCGCGCACCGATCGTCGCGGTGCGGTATCGCGATGGCGAAGGGCATCCGCTACTGTTCGCCGCGTCGCTGTTCGCTGAGCTGGGTGCACTGCGGGGTGAGAAGGCAGCCTGGAAACTGGTCGATCGGTACCGGTCCCTGGTGCACTTGGTCGAGGCGGACGCGGTGATGCCGCGGGACATCGACACGCCGGAGGACTACGAGGCGCTGGTGCGGAGCGGCTGA